The DNA region TGGATATGAAAATTTTATTTCTAAAATGGATATACAAGATAATCAGAAAAGATTAGGGTGGATGGGAACAATGGATGTTAATTCAATAAAAAACAAAGTAGCATCTTCAATAGTTGCTATATCTTCTGTTCATCTTTTACGTCTTTTTATGGAAGCAGAAAAAATATTAGATGATAAAATTATGTTATGTGTTATTATTCATTTAACTTTTGTATTATCGGCTTTTGGAATGGCATATATTGATAAAATGAGCAAAAAAAAACATATCCTTCATTAGTTTTTGTTTAAAAAAAATTTATTTTTTTTTAAAAAAACTAATATAAAAGTATATTGTTCAATATATGATTTATCAAAAACTCTTCTTTTAAAAAAATATTTTACTTTTAATTAAGTGTATTTAGTGCCTAGAAAAAATTATATATATAATCTAAAACCATTTTTTAATCCATCTAAAAATGAAAGAAAAAAATCTACATTTATTTGTTATGCAATGAAAAAAGTATCAGAAATAGACGTTGCTAGAAGTCATTTAAATCGTGCATTATTACCAATAGATCCTAAAACTGGTAATGTTTTGCCTCGATTCAGACGATTAAATAAACATCGAGCATGTGCTATGAGAGCTATAGTACCTGCTATGTTGTATTATTTTAATATTAATTCTAAATTAGTCGAAGCTTCTATTGAAAAATTAGCAGATGAATGTGGATTATCTACTTTATCAGATTCTGGTAATAAATCCATCACTCGCGCTTCTCGTTTAATAAGTGAGTTTTTGGAACCAATGGGTTTTGTTAAATGTAAAAAAATAAATAGTAAATCAATGAGTAATTATATACCTAAAAAAATTTTTTTAACTCCCATGTTTTTTATGTTATGTGGTATTTCACCATCAGAAATAAATCATTTTTTATCAAAAAAAATAAAACCATTAAAAAAATTAAAAAAACAAGAAAAAAGTGCATTTATTTCTTTTACAGATATGAAGATTATATCGCAATTAGATGAAAGATCAGCTAGAACAAAAATTTTAAATGCTTTAATTAATTATTACACGGCTAGTGAATTAACAAAAATAGGTCCGAAGGGTTTAAAAAAAAAGATAGATATTGAATATAGTAATTTATGTAATTTATATAAAAAAAAATCATAAAATAAATTTATACAATAAAAATTTCATAAGACATCATATACAAAATTATTTTGTATATGATGTCTTATGAAATTTTTATTGTATAAATTTATTTTTATCCAATAAAACATTCCATTACCTTAATTTGGAAAAATTTTTATGAAATCTAAAGTTGTTATTTTTGATACCACGCTACGCGATGGAGAACAAGCATTACAAGCAAGTCTTAGTGTTAAAGAAAAGTTACAAATTGCACTATCTTTAGAAAAATGTGGGATAGACATTTTAGAAATAGGATTTCCTGTTTCATCACCCGGAGATTTTAAATCAGTTCAAACTATATCTAAAAATATTAAAAATAGTCGAATATGTAGTTTAGCTCGTTGTATAGAAAAAGACATCGATGCAGCCGGAGAAGCTATGTCTTCATCTGATTCTTTTCGAATTCATATTTTTTTAGCTACTTCAACACTTCATATGGAATCTAAATTAAAGAAAAATTTTAACGAAATAATAGATATGGCTGTTTTTTCAGTAAAAAAAGCTTTACGTTATACTGATGATATTGAATTTTCTTGTGAAGATGCTACTAGAACTACAATGGATAATTTATGTCGTATTGTAGAAACATTAATTAAATCAGGTGTGAAAACAATTAATATCCCCGATACAGTAGGATATACTGTACCCAACGAATTATCTTGTATAATAAAAAATTTGTTTGAAAGAGTACCTAACATTCATAAATCTATAATTTCAGTTCATTGTCATGACGATTTAGGCATGGCTGTGGGAAATTCAATATCAGCTATACAGGCAGGTGCTAGACAAATAGAAGGGACTATAAACGGAATTGGCGAAAGAGCTGGTAATACAGCATTAGAAGAAATAATTATGGCTATAAAAGTAAGAGAAGATATCTTAAGTGTTTCCACTAATATTAATTATAAAGAAATTTATCGAACTAGTAAAATTGTTAGTCAGATTTGTAATATGCCAATTCCATCTAATAAAGCTATAGTAGGTAGTAATGCGTTTGCACATTCTTCAGGTATCCACCAAGATGGTGTATTAAAAAATAGAAAAAATTATGAAATTATGGAACCAAGTAGTATTGGTTTAAAAGAAGTAAAACTTAACTTAACCTCTCGTTCTGGAAGAGCAGCAGTAAAACATTATATGGATGAAATGGGTTATAATAATAGTGATTATAATATAGATGAACTTTATACTGCTTTTTTAAAGTTAGCAGATAAAAAAGGTCAGGTTTTTGACTATGATTTAGAAGCATTAGCTTTTATTAATAAACAACAAGATGAATGGGAATACTTTTCTTTGAAATTTTTCAGTGTGCAGTCTATTTCTAATAGTTTATCTACTGCATCAGTAAAATTATTATGTGGCAAAAAAACATACACAGAATCTTCTACTACAAGCAATGGACCAGTTGATGCTATTTACCAAGCATTAAATAGAATTGCATGTTTTCCTATTATATTACAAAAATTTCAACTTGTAGCTAAGGGGAAGGGTAAAGATGCGTTAGGTCAAGTAGATATCTTAGTTGAACATAAAAAAAGGAAGTTTCATGGAGTGGGTTTGGCTACTGATATTATTGAAGCATCAGCTCAAGCAATGATCAATGTACTAAATAACATATGGAAAGCAAAACAAGTTAACAAAAAATTAAAAATTTTAAAAGATTTTAAAAAAAAATAATACATCTAGATATAGAAATATAATATTTTTTGTTGATTTTTATTAAAGAGAAAAATTTTTATGAAAAAAAATTATCGTATCGCTGTATTATCTGGTGATGGAATAGGTCCTGAAGTCATGCAAGAAGCATGTAAAATTTTAAATGTTTTAAAAAAATATTTTTTTCTATCTTTAGAAATACAAAAATTTAATATTGGTGGTATAGCTATTGAACGTGAAGGTGTTGCTTTGCCAAAAACTACATTGCTAGGATGTGAAAATTCTGATTCAATTTTATTAGGTTCTGTAGGTGGTAAGAAGTGGGATAACCTTCCAGTAGAACAACGTCCTGAAAGAGCCGCTTTATTGCCTTTAAGAAAACACTTTAATCTTTTTTCTAATTTAAGACCAGCAAAATTATATCCAGAACTAAAATGTTTATCACCTCTTCGTTCAGATATTGTAAAAAATGGTTTTGATATATTATGTGTAAGAGAATTAACAGGTGGAATTTATTTTGGTGAACCTAAAGGTTTTGTAAATAAAAACAATACTAAATATGCTTTTGATACAGAAATTTATCATGAGTATGAAATTATCCGTATTGCTCATTTAGCTTTTAAATTGGCACGATCTAGGAAGAAGAAAGTTTGTTCTATAGATAAATCAAATGTTCTTCAAAGTTCTATTTTATGGAGAGAAGTAGTTGAAAGTGTTTCTAAAAAATACCCAGATGTTCATTTATCTCATTTATATATTGATAATGCTGCTATGCAAATAATTAAAGATCCTAATCAGTTTGATGTATTATTATGCTCAAATCTTTTTGGAGATATTATTTCTGATGAATGTGCTACAATTACAGGTTCAATTGGGATGTTACCATCAGCAAGTTTTAATGAAAAAAATTTTGGATTATATGAGCCGGCAGGCGGATCAGCACCTGATATTGAAGGTAAAAATATTGCTAATCCGATTGCTCAAATACTTTCACTTTCTATGTTAGTTAGATATGGCATGAATTTAAATCAGATAGCAGATAAAATTGATAAAGCTGTTAATAATGTATTAAAAAAAGGTTATAGAACTTCAGATATATCTCATGATAATAATTTTTTAAAAACAGATGAAATGGGTGATCTTATTGTTGATTCTTTAATTAATGGTGAATG from Buchnera aphidicola str. APS (Acyrthosiphon pisum) includes:
- a CDS encoding TIGR00645 family protein; protein product: MEKIIEKSIYASRWLMFPVYVGLSFGFILLTLKFFQQIVFIMPDIVAMSESGLVLVVLSLIDIALVGGLLVMVMFSGYENFISKMDIQDNQKRLGWMGTMDVNSIKNKVASSIVAISSVHLLRLFMEAEKILDDKIMLCVIIHLTFVLSAFGMAYIDKMSKKKHILH
- the repA gene encoding plasmid replication initiator RepA: MPRKNYIYNLKPFFNPSKNERKKSTFICYAMKKVSEIDVARSHLNRALLPIDPKTGNVLPRFRRLNKHRACAMRAIVPAMLYYFNINSKLVEASIEKLADECGLSTLSDSGNKSITRASRLISEFLEPMGFVKCKKINSKSMSNYIPKKIFLTPMFFMLCGISPSEINHFLSKKIKPLKKLKKQEKSAFISFTDMKIISQLDERSARTKILNALINYYTASELTKIGPKGLKKKIDIEYSNLCNLYKKKS
- the leuA gene encoding 2-isopropylmalate synthase; its protein translation is MKSKVVIFDTTLRDGEQALQASLSVKEKLQIALSLEKCGIDILEIGFPVSSPGDFKSVQTISKNIKNSRICSLARCIEKDIDAAGEAMSSSDSFRIHIFLATSTLHMESKLKKNFNEIIDMAVFSVKKALRYTDDIEFSCEDATRTTMDNLCRIVETLIKSGVKTINIPDTVGYTVPNELSCIIKNLFERVPNIHKSIISVHCHDDLGMAVGNSISAIQAGARQIEGTINGIGERAGNTALEEIIMAIKVREDILSVSTNINYKEIYRTSKIVSQICNMPIPSNKAIVGSNAFAHSSGIHQDGVLKNRKNYEIMEPSSIGLKEVKLNLTSRSGRAAVKHYMDEMGYNNSDYNIDELYTAFLKLADKKGQVFDYDLEALAFINKQQDEWEYFSLKFFSVQSISNSLSTASVKLLCGKKTYTESSTTSNGPVDAIYQALNRIACFPIILQKFQLVAKGKGKDALGQVDILVEHKKRKFHGVGLATDIIEASAQAMINVLNNIWKAKQVNKKLKILKDFKKK
- the leuB gene encoding 3-isopropylmalate dehydrogenase — encoded protein: MKKNYRIAVLSGDGIGPEVMQEACKILNVLKKYFFLSLEIQKFNIGGIAIEREGVALPKTTLLGCENSDSILLGSVGGKKWDNLPVEQRPERAALLPLRKHFNLFSNLRPAKLYPELKCLSPLRSDIVKNGFDILCVRELTGGIYFGEPKGFVNKNNTKYAFDTEIYHEYEIIRIAHLAFKLARSRKKKVCSIDKSNVLQSSILWREVVESVSKKYPDVHLSHLYIDNAAMQIIKDPNQFDVLLCSNLFGDIISDECATITGSIGMLPSASFNEKNFGLYEPAGGSAPDIEGKNIANPIAQILSLSMLVRYGMNLNQIADKIDKAVNNVLKKGYRTSDISHDNNFLKTDEMGDLIVDSLINGE